A stretch of Mustela nigripes isolate SB6536 chromosome 6, MUSNIG.SB6536, whole genome shotgun sequence DNA encodes these proteins:
- the LOC132020506 gene encoding large ribosomal subunit protein uL23-like — MAPKAKKEAPAPPKAEAKAKALKAKKAVLKGVHSHKKKKIRTSPTFRRPKTLRLRRQPKYPRKSAPRRNKLDHYAIIKFPLTTESAMKKTEDNNTLVFIVDVKANKHQIKQAVKKLCDIDVAKVNTLIRPDGEKKAYVRLAPDYDALAVANKIGII; from the coding sequence atggcgccgaaagctaagaaggaagcccctgcccctcccaaagccgaagccaaagcaaaggctttgaaagccaagaaagcggtgctgaaaggcgtccacagtcacaaaaaaaagaagatccgcaCATCACCTACATTCCGACGACCCAAGACTCTGCGTCTCCGAAGGCAACCCAAATACCCTCGAAAGAgcgcccccaggagaaacaagcttgaccactatgccatcatcaagttccccctgactactgagtcagccatgaagaaaacagaagacaacaacacacttgtgttcattgtggatgtcaaggccaacaagcaccagatcaaacaggctgtgaagaagctctgtgacattgatgtagccaaggtcaacaccttaatcaggcctgatggagagaagaaggcatacgttcggctggcccctgactatgatgctttggctgttgccaacaaaattgggatcatctaa